From one Conyzicola nivalis genomic stretch:
- a CDS encoding EamA family transporter yields MLSVIIGISSALIYGAADFLGGTASRRISPVRVTAVAAAAGLVALLIALPFVGGAWSPEAVVLGALSGVTGAVAIGLLYACLAIGPMSILSPLTAVVSAIVPLTIGLVGGERLQPIGYLALVLALVAVVLVGFVPEKGAVRPSLRGVLMAVGSGAAIGLFLVIIDQTPDDSGLVPLVVNRAVGAAILFAAVGVLALSSSSRSRSDRIETPAGHTWRPGLRLAILCGIVDAAANTGLLIGLRLGELSVMAVLTALYPAGTIILAAVVLKERVAPVQIVGLVLAVTAGAMLALA; encoded by the coding sequence ATGCTTTCCGTCATTATCGGCATCTCGAGCGCGCTCATTTACGGTGCCGCCGACTTTCTCGGCGGAACCGCATCGCGCCGCATCAGCCCCGTGCGCGTCACCGCCGTCGCCGCGGCGGCCGGGCTCGTCGCGCTGCTGATCGCCCTGCCGTTCGTGGGCGGAGCCTGGTCGCCCGAGGCCGTGGTGCTCGGCGCCCTGAGCGGCGTCACCGGTGCCGTCGCGATCGGCCTGCTCTACGCGTGCCTCGCGATCGGGCCGATGAGCATCCTCTCGCCGCTCACCGCGGTGGTGTCGGCGATCGTGCCCCTCACCATCGGCCTTGTCGGCGGGGAACGGTTGCAGCCGATCGGCTACCTGGCGCTCGTCCTCGCGCTCGTGGCCGTCGTGCTCGTCGGCTTCGTGCCCGAGAAGGGAGCCGTGCGCCCCAGCCTGCGCGGCGTGCTGATGGCGGTCGGTTCGGGGGCCGCCATCGGCCTGTTCCTGGTGATCATCGATCAGACCCCGGATGACTCGGGGCTCGTGCCCCTCGTCGTGAACCGGGCCGTGGGCGCGGCCATCCTGTTTGCCGCCGTGGGGGTGCTGGCGCTCAGCTCATCGAGTAGGTCGCGAAGCGACCGTATCGAGACCCCCGCGGGCCACACCTGGCGCCCGGGCCTCCGCCTCGCGATCCTCTGCGGCATCGTCGACGCCGCCGCCAACACCGGCCTGCTCATCGGCCTGCGCCTCGGCGAGCTCTCGGTCATGGCCGTGCTCACCGCGCTCTACCCGGCCGGAACGATCATCCTCGCCGCCGTCGTGCTCAAGGAGCGCGTCGCCCCCGTGCAGATCGTCGGTCTGGTACTCGCGGTCACGGCCGGGGCGATGCTCGCGCTGGCCTGA
- a CDS encoding ExeM/NucH family extracellular endonuclease has product MTTTPSAPTHSLARRAAALATASALALGLTAAVASPAAAAPPTATIADVQGDGAATPVAGSVVTVEGVITGDYRASTTSGYRGFYLQTAGSGGASDATPGRSDAVFVFSANADPAVALGDLVTVTGTAGEFNGQTQITATANANYEVVTAGAGLPAPTVLPNSVVGAAREAYEGMLVTPESAYLSSSHQLYNFGTLWLNVGDLAVKATETTDAGAAAGAIADANRANRLLVDDGYSIQVSNGAHVGGQPYFDAATVVRNGDRFVAPAAGMILGWGFDDWRLQPQRPLTDASPAETAALEPTWESLNPRTAAPAEVGGDVKAAAFNVFNYFTTFGGDARGASNAAEFAVQQSKIVSAINALDADVVGLMEIENSVKLGEPADEALGNLVDALNAASAPGTWAFVPTPQVLRDAATTDFITNAIIYKPAAVTPVGESFADSDETVWNIAREPLAQTFETNANGKIVTVVANHFKSKSPPSGNTAPEPADLQGFFNAERVQQAKRLVAMVETVKADPAKGENVLLVGDFNAYAEEDPIQELTAAGLVDLVPVKTDDEYTYTFDGELGSLDHAFATPELAASVTGVDVWNINSPEWSDRGYEFGATEPGTPYRSSDHDPIVIGINSAPAPVDIDIVAIADFHGRLEAAPPIAGAAVLGGMVDSYRAANPNTTFVGGGDLIGASTFTSFIQNDEPTIDALNEIGLTASALGNHEFDQGRADVDDRIEPAADWDYLAANIYDTTTNEPAYQQYSLQEFDGVTVGFIGAMTEELPDLVSPDGIATLDVREVVPEVNRVADLLSDGNEANGEADAIVLLVHEGAATADIASATDDSAFGRIVTGANANIDAIMGAHTHLAYDHEIPIAGTNTLRPVLAAGQYGEKFAHLDLSVDPASGAILSLSAEVLPLAGAFPPDPEVATIVANAVAVANVKGAVKVGEITADFNRARQSGATFAENRGGESTLGNFVADVQLWATADSGADIALMNPGGLRADLKYASSGSGDPDGNLTYKEAAGVQPFANTLVTLDLSTAQLKSVLEEQWQPAGASRPFLKLGTSKSLEYTYDPTAAVGDRIDAIYVNGELAGAGDSYRVTVNSFLAAGGDNFGTLALGTNRADSGKVDLQSMVEYFEANPVASPDYAQRAVGVTVGAAGPFAPGDQVTLALSSLLFSNGEPNAGTAVVSAGGVELGRAAIDPAIVDTTDEVGRASVTITIPDDAVTGDLVLTVSVPETGTSVDVPLAVVATPPPAEKAPTSTSGSANKLIVFGSSPVKYSVTVRADGVVPTGDVAIYDGVKRIATATLDASGKKTVTLPKLSRGLHLLTPHYEGSETLFGSIGWPSIVLVF; this is encoded by the coding sequence ATGACGACGACGCCATCCGCCCCGACTCACTCCCTCGCGAGGCGCGCCGCCGCTCTCGCCACGGCCAGCGCTCTCGCGCTCGGGCTCACAGCCGCTGTCGCCTCGCCGGCCGCCGCGGCACCGCCCACGGCCACCATCGCCGACGTGCAGGGAGACGGCGCGGCCACCCCCGTCGCCGGCAGCGTCGTCACCGTCGAGGGCGTGATCACGGGCGACTACCGCGCGTCGACCACCAGTGGCTACCGCGGCTTCTACCTGCAGACCGCGGGCAGCGGTGGGGCTTCGGATGCCACGCCCGGACGCTCCGACGCAGTCTTCGTCTTCTCGGCCAACGCCGACCCCGCCGTCGCGCTCGGCGACCTCGTGACCGTGACGGGCACGGCGGGCGAGTTCAACGGACAGACGCAGATCACCGCCACCGCGAACGCCAACTACGAGGTCGTCACCGCGGGCGCCGGGCTCCCGGCCCCCACGGTGCTTCCCAACAGCGTCGTCGGCGCCGCGCGTGAGGCCTACGAGGGCATGCTGGTCACGCCCGAGAGCGCCTACCTCAGCTCGAGCCACCAGCTCTACAACTTCGGCACGCTCTGGCTGAACGTCGGCGACCTCGCCGTGAAGGCCACCGAGACCACCGACGCGGGTGCCGCGGCGGGCGCCATCGCCGACGCCAACCGCGCGAACCGGCTGCTCGTCGACGACGGCTACAGCATCCAGGTCTCCAACGGCGCCCACGTCGGCGGTCAGCCCTACTTCGACGCCGCGACGGTCGTCCGCAACGGTGACCGCTTCGTCGCCCCCGCAGCAGGCATGATCCTCGGCTGGGGCTTCGACGACTGGCGCCTGCAGCCGCAGCGTCCGCTCACCGACGCGTCACCCGCCGAGACCGCGGCGCTCGAGCCCACGTGGGAGTCGCTCAACCCGCGCACCGCGGCTCCCGCCGAGGTCGGCGGCGACGTCAAGGCGGCCGCTTTCAACGTCTTCAACTACTTCACGACCTTCGGCGGAGACGCCCGAGGCGCCTCCAACGCCGCCGAGTTCGCGGTGCAGCAGTCGAAGATCGTCTCGGCGATCAACGCCCTCGACGCCGACGTGGTCGGCCTCATGGAGATCGAGAACTCGGTGAAGCTCGGCGAGCCGGCCGACGAAGCCCTCGGCAACCTCGTCGACGCCCTGAACGCAGCGAGTGCACCCGGAACCTGGGCCTTCGTGCCCACCCCGCAGGTGCTGCGCGACGCGGCCACGACCGACTTCATCACCAACGCCATCATCTACAAGCCCGCCGCGGTCACCCCGGTCGGCGAGAGCTTCGCCGACAGCGACGAGACCGTGTGGAACATCGCGCGCGAACCGCTCGCTCAGACCTTCGAAACCAACGCCAACGGCAAGATCGTCACGGTCGTCGCCAACCACTTCAAGTCGAAGAGCCCGCCGAGCGGCAACACCGCCCCCGAGCCGGCCGACCTGCAGGGATTCTTCAACGCCGAGCGCGTGCAGCAGGCCAAGCGACTCGTCGCGATGGTCGAGACGGTGAAGGCCGACCCCGCCAAGGGCGAGAACGTTCTGCTCGTCGGTGACTTCAACGCCTACGCCGAGGAAGACCCGATCCAGGAGCTCACCGCGGCCGGCCTCGTCGACCTCGTGCCGGTGAAGACCGACGACGAGTACACCTACACCTTCGACGGTGAGCTCGGCTCGCTCGACCACGCGTTCGCGACACCCGAGCTCGCGGCATCCGTCACCGGAGTCGACGTCTGGAACATCAACTCGCCCGAATGGAGCGACCGCGGCTATGAATTCGGCGCGACCGAGCCGGGCACGCCCTACCGTTCGAGCGACCACGACCCCATCGTGATCGGCATCAACTCGGCTCCGGCGCCCGTCGACATCGACATCGTCGCGATCGCCGACTTCCACGGCCGTCTCGAAGCGGCCCCGCCCATCGCCGGCGCAGCCGTGCTCGGCGGCATGGTCGACTCGTACCGCGCGGCCAACCCGAACACGACGTTCGTGGGCGGCGGCGACCTCATCGGTGCCTCGACGTTCACCTCGTTCATCCAGAACGACGAGCCGACCATCGACGCGCTCAACGAGATCGGCCTCACTGCCAGTGCGCTGGGCAACCACGAGTTCGACCAGGGCCGCGCCGACGTCGACGACCGCATCGAACCGGCCGCCGACTGGGACTACCTGGCCGCCAACATCTACGACACGACGACGAACGAGCCGGCCTACCAGCAGTACTCCCTGCAGGAGTTCGACGGCGTCACCGTCGGGTTCATCGGCGCCATGACGGAAGAGCTGCCCGACCTGGTCAGCCCCGACGGCATCGCGACGCTCGACGTGCGCGAGGTGGTGCCCGAGGTCAACCGCGTGGCCGACCTGCTCAGCGACGGCAACGAGGCGAACGGCGAAGCCGACGCGATCGTGCTGCTCGTACACGAGGGAGCCGCGACCGCGGACATCGCCAGCGCGACGGATGACTCGGCCTTCGGCCGCATCGTCACCGGAGCGAACGCGAACATCGACGCGATCATGGGCGCCCACACCCACCTTGCCTACGACCACGAGATTCCGATCGCCGGCACCAACACCCTGCGGCCGGTGCTCGCCGCGGGCCAGTACGGCGAGAAGTTCGCCCACCTCGACCTGTCGGTCGACCCGGCCAGCGGCGCGATCCTGAGCCTGTCGGCCGAGGTGCTGCCTCTCGCCGGAGCGTTCCCGCCCGACCCCGAGGTCGCCACGATCGTCGCGAACGCCGTGGCCGTGGCCAACGTCAAGGGTGCGGTGAAGGTGGGCGAGATCACCGCCGACTTCAACCGGGCGCGCCAGTCGGGCGCCACCTTCGCCGAGAACCGCGGCGGGGAGTCGACGCTCGGCAACTTCGTCGCCGACGTGCAGCTGTGGGCGACCGCCGACTCGGGCGCCGACATCGCGCTAATGAACCCGGGCGGACTGCGGGCCGACCTGAAGTACGCCTCGAGCGGCAGCGGCGACCCCGACGGGAACCTCACCTACAAAGAGGCCGCCGGCGTGCAGCCGTTCGCGAACACCCTGGTGACGCTCGACCTCAGCACCGCACAGCTCAAGTCGGTACTGGAAGAGCAGTGGCAGCCCGCAGGGGCGAGCCGTCCGTTCCTCAAGCTCGGCACCTCGAAGTCGCTCGAGTACACCTACGACCCGACGGCCGCGGTCGGCGACCGCATCGACGCGATCTACGTGAACGGCGAACTGGCCGGGGCGGGTGACAGCTACCGGGTCACCGTCAACTCGTTCCTCGCGGCGGGCGGCGACAACTTCGGCACCCTCGCCCTCGGCACGAACCGGGCTGACTCGGGCAAGGTCGACCTGCAGAGCATGGTCGAATACTTCGAGGCCAACCCGGTCGCGTCGCCCGACTACGCACAGCGCGCGGTCGGAGTGACCGTCGGTGCGGCAGGCCCGTTCGCCCCCGGCGACCAGGTGACGCTCGCGCTCTCGTCGCTACTGTTCAGCAACGGCGAGCCCAACGCGGGCACGGCGGTCGTGAGCGCCGGCGGGGTCGAACTCGGCCGCGCCGCCATCGACCCGGCGATCGTCGACACGACCGACGAGGTGGGACGCGCGAGCGTCACGATCACCATCCCCGACGACGCGGTGACCGGCGACCTCGTGCTCACGGTCTCGGTTCCCGAGACGGGAACCTCGGTCGACGTGCCGCTCGCGGTCGTCGCCACACCGCCGCCGGCGGAGAAGGCGCCCACCTCGACGAGCGGTTCGGCGAACAAGCTGATCGTCTTCGGCAGCTCCCCGGTGAAGTACTCGGTCACGGTCCGCGCCGACGGTGTGGTTCCGACCGGCGACGTCGCCATCTACGACGGTGTGAAGCGCATCGCGACCGCAACCCTGGACGCGTCGGGCAAGAAGACCGTGACACTGCCGAAGCTGTCCCGCGGCCTGCACCTGCTCACCCCGCACTACGAGGGCAGCGAGACGCTGTTCGGCTCGATCGGCTGGCCGTCGATCGTGCTGGTCTTCTAG
- the recQ gene encoding DNA helicase RecQ, translated as MSWNADIPWDPQEEPPFDPFAEPPFDDEAPFPDREGFAPSTGSGTATVAVKKRTGPAPTPLEALEKVFGYDSFRNQQAEIIDTVVAGGDALVLMPTGGGKSLCYQIPALVRDGTGVVISPLIALMQDQVDALTAVGVRAGFLNSTQDAGERNRVERAYLDGELDLLYLAPERLRVSSTAELLDRGTIALFAIDEAHCVSQWGHDFRPDYLQLSMLHERWPTVPRIALTATATEVTHKEIASKLQLGDAKHFVSSFDRPNIQYRIEAKNQPMQQLLALIRNEHAGDAGIVYCLSRASVEKTADFLVENGITALPYHAGLDSRIRAANQSRFLREDGVVMVATIAFGMGIDKPDVRFVAHLDLPKSVEGYYQETGRAGRDGLPSTAWLAYGLQDVVQQRRMIQQSEGDDAFRRRLGANLDAMLALCETIECRRMQLLAYFGESSAPCMNCDTCLTPPEGVDGTIPAQKLLSTVVRLWREKQQRFGAGHIIDILVGKTTPRMSQYGHDQLKTFGIGADLTEQEWRGVVRQMLAQGLLAVQGEYGTFAVTEASAGVLDGSRPVKLRKEPERGAGRAAKKSKVAADLPVGSVDLFEALRAWRSAEAKAQEVPAYIIFGDATLRGIAISRPDSLGELGAISGVGENKLAKYGEALLEVVAAN; from the coding sequence GTGAGTTGGAACGCAGACATCCCGTGGGATCCGCAAGAGGAACCGCCCTTCGACCCCTTCGCGGAACCGCCGTTCGACGACGAGGCGCCGTTTCCCGATCGGGAGGGTTTCGCCCCTTCGACGGGCTCAGGGACCGCGACGGTGGCGGTCAAGAAGCGCACCGGTCCGGCGCCCACGCCGCTCGAGGCGCTCGAAAAGGTGTTCGGCTACGACTCGTTCCGCAACCAGCAGGCCGAGATCATCGACACCGTCGTGGCCGGCGGCGACGCCCTCGTTTTGATGCCCACCGGCGGCGGCAAGTCGCTCTGCTACCAGATCCCCGCCCTCGTTCGCGACGGGACGGGCGTCGTCATCTCCCCGCTCATCGCGCTCATGCAAGACCAGGTCGACGCCCTCACCGCGGTGGGTGTGCGCGCCGGGTTCCTGAACTCCACGCAGGATGCGGGCGAGCGCAACCGCGTCGAGCGCGCCTACCTCGACGGCGAGCTCGACCTGCTCTACCTCGCACCCGAGCGCCTGCGCGTCTCGTCGACGGCCGAGCTGCTCGACCGCGGCACGATCGCGCTCTTCGCCATCGACGAGGCCCACTGCGTGTCGCAGTGGGGGCACGACTTCCGGCCCGACTACCTGCAGCTGTCGATGCTGCACGAGCGCTGGCCGACCGTGCCGCGCATCGCGCTCACCGCCACGGCCACCGAGGTCACCCACAAGGAGATCGCCAGCAAGCTTCAACTCGGCGACGCCAAACACTTCGTGTCGAGCTTCGACCGTCCCAACATCCAATACCGCATCGAAGCCAAGAATCAGCCGATGCAGCAACTGCTCGCGCTCATCCGAAACGAGCACGCCGGCGACGCGGGCATCGTCTACTGCCTCTCCCGCGCGTCGGTCGAGAAGACGGCCGACTTCCTCGTCGAGAACGGCATCACCGCACTGCCGTACCACGCGGGTCTCGACTCGCGCATCCGTGCCGCCAACCAGTCGCGCTTCCTGCGCGAAGACGGCGTCGTGATGGTCGCGACCATCGCCTTCGGCATGGGAATCGACAAGCCCGACGTGCGCTTCGTCGCCCACCTCGACCTGCCGAAGAGCGTCGAGGGCTACTACCAGGAGACCGGACGCGCGGGCCGCGACGGACTGCCCTCCACCGCGTGGCTCGCCTACGGCCTGCAGGACGTGGTGCAGCAGCGCCGCATGATCCAGCAGTCCGAGGGGGACGACGCCTTCCGCCGCCGCCTCGGAGCCAACCTCGACGCGATGCTCGCGCTGTGCGAAACGATCGAATGCAGGCGGATGCAACTGCTCGCCTACTTCGGCGAGTCGAGCGCGCCCTGCATGAACTGCGACACGTGCTTGACGCCGCCCGAGGGTGTCGACGGCACCATCCCCGCCCAGAAGCTGCTGTCGACCGTCGTGCGGCTCTGGCGCGAGAAGCAGCAGCGCTTCGGTGCCGGGCACATCATCGACATCCTCGTGGGCAAGACAACGCCGCGCATGTCGCAGTACGGCCACGACCAGCTCAAGACGTTCGGCATCGGCGCCGACCTGACCGAGCAGGAGTGGCGCGGCGTCGTGCGCCAGATGCTCGCCCAGGGGCTGCTCGCGGTTCAGGGCGAGTACGGCACGTTCGCGGTCACCGAGGCGAGCGCCGGCGTGCTCGACGGGTCACGCCCGGTGAAGCTGCGCAAGGAGCCCGAACGCGGGGCCGGCCGCGCGGCCAAGAAGTCGAAGGTCGCCGCGGACCTGCCGGTGGGGTCGGTCGACCTGTTCGAGGCGCTGCGTGCCTGGCGCTCGGCCGAGGCGAAGGCTCAGGAGGTTCCGGCGTACATCATCTTCGGCGACGCGACGCTGCGCGGCATCGCGATCTCGCGCCCCGACTCGCTCGGCGAGCTGGGCGCGATCAGCGGCGTCGGCGAGAACAAGCTCGCGAAATACGGCGAGGCATTGCTCGAGGTCGTCGCCGCGAACTAG
- the trxA gene encoding thioredoxin, producing the protein MATVNLTSDDFETTVLEPGIVLVDFWAEWCGPCKQFGPIFEEASNTNSDITFAKVDTEDQQALAGAAGITSIPTLMAFRDGVLVFSQPGALPAPALGQVIDAVRGLDMEDVHKQIAAQRESAEAPAAE; encoded by the coding sequence ATGGCTACCGTAAACCTCACCTCCGACGACTTCGAAACCACCGTCCTCGAGCCGGGCATCGTGCTCGTCGACTTCTGGGCCGAGTGGTGCGGCCCCTGCAAGCAGTTCGGGCCCATCTTCGAGGAGGCCAGCAACACCAACTCCGACATCACCTTCGCGAAGGTCGACACGGAAGACCAGCAGGCTCTCGCCGGAGCCGCCGGCATCACGTCGATCCCGACGCTGATGGCGTTCCGCGACGGCGTGCTCGTCTTCTCGCAGCCCGGCGCACTGCCGGCCCCCGCCCTCGGCCAGGTCATCGACGCCGTGCGCGGTCTCGACATGGAAGACGTGCACAAGCAGATCGCGGCGCAGCGCGAATCGGCCGAGGCTCCGGCGGCCGAGTAA